The Scyliorhinus torazame isolate Kashiwa2021f chromosome 10, sScyTor2.1, whole genome shotgun sequence genome contains a region encoding:
- the LOC140384634 gene encoding large ribosomal subunit protein uL2-like, which produces MGRVIRGQRKGAGSVFKAHVKHRKGPAKLRAVDFAERHGYIKGIVKDIIHDPGRGAPLAKVVFRDPYRFKRRTELFIAAEGIHTGQFIYYGKKAQLNIGNVLPVGTMPEGTIVCCLEEKPGDRGKLACASGNYATVISHNPETKKSRVKLPSGSKKVVSSANRAIVGVVAGGGRTDKPILKAGRAYHKYKAKRNCWPRVRGVAMNPVEHPFGGGNHQHIGKPSTIRRDAPAGRKVGLIAARRTGRLRGTKTVQEKEN; this is translated from the coding sequence ATGGGTCGTGTAATCCGAGGCCAGAGAAAGGGTGCAGGTTCTGTCTTCAAAGCCCATGTGAAACACAGGAAAGGGCCTGCAAAGTTGAGAGCTGTGGACTTCGCTGAACGTCATGGTTATATCAAGGGTATTGTCAAGGATATAATTCATGACCCTGGTCGTGGTGCTCCTTTAGCAAAGGTGGTGTTCCGTGATCCTTACAGGTTCAAAAGAAGGACTGAGTTGTTCATTGCAGCGGAGGGTATCCACACTGGTCAGTTTATCTACTATGGCAAGAAGGCTCAGTTGAACATTGGAAATGTCCTCCCTGTGGGTACTATGCCAGAAGGTACCATTGTGTGTTGCCTGGAGGAGAAACCAGGTGACCGTGGTAAACTTGCATGTGCCTCTGGTAATTATGCCACAGTCATCTCCCACAATCCTGAGACTAAGAAAAGCCGTGTCAAGTTGCCATCCGGTTCGAAGAAAGTTGTTTCCTCGGCTAATAGAGCTATTGTTGGTGTTGTTGCTGGTGGCGGTCGTACTGACAAACCCATACTGAAGGCAGGTCGGGCTTATCACAAATACAAGGCCAAGAGAAACTGCTGGCCACGTGTCCGTGGTGTGGCTATGAATCCTGTAGAACATCCTTTTGGTGGTGGTAACCATCAGCACATAGGGAAGCCATCAACCATCAGAAGAGATGCTCCAGCTGGTCGCAAGGTCGGTCTCATTGCTGCTCGCCGTACTGGTAGACTGCGCGGTACAAAGACCGTCCAGGAGAAAGAGAACTAG